The following proteins are co-located in the Trichormus variabilis 0441 genome:
- a CDS encoding glycosyltransferase family 2 protein, with product MFSIYILTYNEELDIAGCIESAMLSDDIIVVDSCSSDRTVEIANRYPIRVVQHAFESHGRQRTWMLESLPPKHQWVYILEADERMTPELFAECEQAITTSKYIGYYVAERVMFMNRWIRYSTQYPRYQMRLFRHGKVWFTDYGHTEREVCEGATSFLKETYPHYTCSKGLSRWIEKHNRYSTDEAKETLYQLENGKVDWRDLLFGKSEVARRRALKDLSLRLPARPLLRFLYMYFLLGGCLDGRAGMAWCTLQAFYEYLILLKAWEMKYLPIPSLEPEIVSSSDSKQEAAREELGSRD from the coding sequence AGAATCAGCGATGTTATCGGATGACATCATCGTTGTAGATTCATGTAGTAGCGATCGCACTGTAGAAATCGCCAATCGTTATCCCATTCGTGTTGTGCAGCACGCCTTTGAAAGCCACGGTCGCCAACGAACCTGGATGCTAGAGTCTCTCCCACCGAAACACCAATGGGTATATATTCTCGAAGCTGATGAGCGGATGACACCGGAGTTATTTGCCGAGTGTGAACAAGCAATTACAACTTCCAAATACATTGGTTACTACGTTGCTGAACGGGTGATGTTCATGAACCGATGGATTCGCTACAGCACTCAATATCCCCGTTATCAGATGCGTTTGTTCCGACATGGTAAAGTTTGGTTTACCGACTACGGACATACAGAACGAGAAGTTTGTGAAGGTGCTACCAGCTTTCTTAAAGAGACCTATCCTCACTACACTTGCAGCAAGGGTTTGAGCCGTTGGATTGAAAAACATAACCGTTATTCTACGGATGAAGCGAAAGAGACTTTATATCAATTAGAAAATGGCAAGGTTGACTGGCGAGATTTATTGTTTGGTAAATCGGAAGTTGCTAGGCGGCGTGCGTTAAAAGACTTATCTCTACGACTACCAGCCAGACCTTTGTTACGTTTTCTATATATGTACTTTCTTTTAGGCGGTTGTCTAGATGGACGTGCAGGAATGGCTTGGTGTACATTACAAGCTTTTTATGAATACCTAATTTTGTTGAAAGCCTGGGAAATGAAATATCTACCCATCCCTAGTTTAGAACCAGAGATAGTTTCTAGCAGCGACAGCAAACAGGAAGCCGCAAGAGAGGAACTAGGGTCGAGGGATTAA
- a CDS encoding DUF502 domain-containing protein, translating to MSTNNESSTILKKENKGLGIDRLKQDLKNDLIAGLLVVIPLATTIWLTITIANWVIDFLTQVPKQLNPFDGLHPIVVNILNFAVGLAVPLLSILIIGLMARNIAGRWLLDFGERLLQAIPLAGQVYKTLKQLLETLLKDSNGKFRRVILIEYPRRGIWAIAFVTGVISSEIQSQMPRPMLSVFIPTTPNPTTGWYAVVPEDEVVNLSMSVEDAFKVVVSGGIVAPNPSLTNLDLIQEHKIEKSLQEMKQI from the coding sequence ATGAGTACCAATAATGAAAGTTCCACTATCCTAAAAAAAGAGAATAAGGGCTTGGGCATTGACCGCTTAAAGCAAGACTTAAAGAATGACCTAATTGCTGGCTTGTTAGTAGTAATTCCCCTGGCAACCACTATCTGGTTAACAATTACCATTGCTAATTGGGTAATTGACTTTCTTACTCAAGTGCCTAAACAACTTAACCCTTTTGATGGACTACATCCCATAGTAGTAAATATACTTAATTTTGCGGTAGGGCTAGCTGTACCTCTACTAAGTATATTGATCATTGGGTTAATGGCTAGGAATATCGCTGGACGATGGTTGTTGGATTTTGGTGAACGACTATTACAGGCGATTCCTTTAGCTGGGCAGGTGTATAAAACCCTCAAGCAGCTTTTGGAAACACTACTAAAAGACTCCAATGGGAAATTTCGGAGAGTAATTTTAATAGAATATCCCCGCCGAGGGATATGGGCGATCGCCTTTGTTACGGGTGTGATTAGTAGCGAAATTCAATCTCAAATGCCTCGTCCAATGTTGAGTGTATTTATTCCCACCACACCAAACCCGACTACAGGCTGGTATGCCGTAGTCCCAGAAGACGAAGTAGTTAACCTTTCTATGTCCGTAGAAGATGCTTTCAAAGTGGTGGTTTCTGGTGGCATTGTTGCACCAAATCCCAGTCTAACCAACCTAGACTTAATCCAAGAGCATAAAATAGAAAAATCCCTGCAAGAGATGAAGCAGATATAG